The DNA segment AAGCTCGACCGACCATTAGGAACAAGTCTATGATGACGGTGGTGCTTTAAGATCTTCAAACACAAAGATGTTAATGAGTACAAATCTGAAAGCAGATATTAATGATGATCTTATCTTCGTGTAGAGTTTTGAAAGCAGACGGTGGAGATTGACGTGGAATTTATACATGCAACCCGATAAATATCACCTACTCCATTAAAGATTACTGTATTATTGTTACAATTTAGAaggaaaaaaaacttaaattcttcttctccaatatATAACTCTTTTGCAGTTTGTACAGTATCATATGGTACTTTCCTATTGATTGGGATTGACTATAAATAAGTTACTTCTCAATCAATATttgcatgaaaaaatatattaaaattctaCTAAAAATTCTGATAAAAAATGagaagttttcttactttcacttatttttcttgattcttttttttatatgaaaatatctttaaattcttcGTAATCAACGTCTTCGTAGAAGAATCATCCTAGTTGTGTCTTGGGTAGATCATTGACGATGCTTGTACGAGGTCATGGAATACGTTTAAGAtattgttttatgaaaatattttttatttctttgcaaTCGTGTGTTCGTAGAAGAATCATCCTAATTGTATATTAGATAGTTCCTCAACGATGCTTGCACACGTCAAAGAATACGTTtaagatatttattttttaaaattaaaactaaACAAGATGctaaccttatatatatatatatatatatatatatatatatatatatatatatatatatatatatatatattcatattaatCCTTGTATAAGTGATTGCTTAtttgttaaataatttaattaaattattgAGTTAGcattatgaaataaataatttataagtaTTATTCtcatttatcatttatttaaCTATAAAAAACGATATCATTATTGGTATAGTGATTGCAtgattattttatcatttatttaacTATAAAATTTGATAATCTGAACTATACCTTcagtttatattttttagatttatattaaAGAAGAAATAACTTTAACAGTATTCCTTTATTCTGTAcacatcaattttattttataaaaaataaaaaaaatgctacTTTGCACAGTATTCACTCCCTATTGTCAGTTTAGCTTAAGAAAAAAATctggcaaagaaaaaaaaataattctatTAAAAACAGTTATTTTCTAGAATTTAATGTTATGTTAGAGTTTTacagaatctaaaatccatttctTGTAAGAGTACATGTCTTACATAATCCAAAAATCTGTTCAgcttaaatatttaaatactcttCATTTtaagattttaacttatgatcttTTAGTAATAATGTTTAAATTATTACAATGTAAGATAATAGTtgcatttgatttattttaattctaaagCTATACTTAATAGTAAAGTTTCTATATAAGTTTTCCAAATTTTACAGTTCGGTGACTCATTTTGTTTTCTAACTTGGTTATGTTTTATCACACATTCAAACTTATCACATATCAAAATTTAGATTAACAGTaactttattttatatttagaaccaattatctataaaattttattttatataattcaataaataatatttgttaattatcatataattatatttatatttatattatattatattattaccaATATTATTTATGAAATCTATTTGCCCTAAACGaacattataataaatattttaaagagTGAAATAAAAAGTCTATTATTCAACTTACGTTTCTACTCCAATAAATCAAGATTTGTAATAATAAAAACTTATGAGTGAACGTTGACTCCCGTCAATGTTGCAgaaccacctcctcctcccatgAAGGATGGTGCTGCCATCAACACTGCCTGCTCTTCCTTCTTGCCACAGACTTCACGAACTCAGCGTCCGATTAGTGCCACTTGTGCTAGTACGTTCGCAGAGCATGCTCTCGCTGGCACACGGTTGTCGACGCAGCCCAGAGAAGGATAAGGTTAGGGTTTCAGTTGCAGCGAGAGAGAGTAGAAATAGGAGTGGCTGTTCTATAGCTCAAAAGGCATGACTATTAAACCTCAAATGATGATGAAGATATGCCGTGGCATCATGTTCTATTGCTCGATATGATTATTAGGCCCAACTTTTGATTCTTCCTCTTCTTAATTGACTCGTCAAAAGAAAGAATTTGGATTTAGCAGATGTAGATATGCGGTCGACTTATTCAGGGGCGTCATCACTGCTGTGTCCTTTGATCTGTTGCCGGCGGTGAAAGATCAGAGTAGTGTTGAGAGCAGAAGAACTGTCTCCATGGAGTTCACCACACAGGTAGGTTTAGATACGAGTTCGGTGACACAGCTATGGGGGAAGAACATGAGGCCTGCATGATTAAGGACGGAATGTGTTACGACCTTCACACACGCTGCAAATCTGCAACCTGTGATGAGCAGCACTTCCTGGAAAAGGCATCTGATCTCGGATATTATCTCCATTTTTAGTGAGGACGAAGCAAAGAAAACTCTCTCAGTAGATCCACGTTTGGTACGTGTTGGCTCATCCAAACCTGAACTACCGGTATCCCCCACACCGTCCTCCATCCCTTCGATTACTTAGTCCCAACTTCCAAACCACTGATGACGATGATACCATCTTAATCCATTTGAACGCCTCCATGCTTCGTTTCATGCATACGATAGCATGTAGCTTAACACCCTTACCTACTTACTCTTACCTATATTTTTCTGCCACATGACCTGTATCAGCGATTCGTAGCCCATGTCGCTTTCAGTTATCGTTCCTCTGCTATAAATAGAGTTATGAAGAGATGGGATCGAGTGGCACGAATGAAGGCACCGCTTAGTCCGCCGCTACGAAGCAACAGTGGAACGCCTCGCTTCTCCACAGCTCTTCTTGGGTGTTGGGGTCACGCACACGATATCCCCGTGGATACCGTAACAGCGCGCTGCTATTTCGCCGTTTAGTCGCCGTCCCCGCTATCCTTATAAGAAGAGGGGATAGCCGAGCGGTGCGATGACCCGATTCGTGGAGAAGATATCCTTGTTCGACCGGCGATCATCACCGATGGCGGAGGCCGAGGACATCGCCCGCGACGGCCTGCTCGTCCACCACCACCCCCTGGCACCCGCCACCACCGACGCCCAAGCGGTCACCCTCGGTCAGCTCTTCAAGCACGTCGGCGACGCCCACAGCGGAGAGGGGGACGACGGTGATGCGGCCCCGCCGCCCCATCATGTCCTTGAACTCGACGAATTCTCCGCCGGAGCCGGCGGAGGTGACCACTTGAGCTCCCGTCCACCCACTTTCGTGCTCGCCTTCACGAATCTCTCGTACAGCGTGAAGAGACCCAGGAAGATGTCCTTGTTCCGGAGGAACCGCCTCGCCACGGATCCTGTCGCCGCACTCGCGCCGCCGGAAGCGTTCTCGAGAACCAAGACGCTATTGAATTCCATCTCCGGCGAGGCGAGGGAAGGTGAGATCTTCGCGGTGCTGGGGGCGAGCGGCTCCGGCAAGTCCACCCTGATCGACGCGCTCGCGAACCGTATCGTGAGGGACAGCCTGCAGGGCTCCATCACCCTCAACGGCGAGAAACTCGATGGGCGGCTGCTGAAGGTGATCTCCGCCTACGTGATGCAGGACGACCTCCTGTACCCCATGCTCACCGTGGAGGAGACCTTGATGTTCTCCGCCGAGTTCCGGCTGCCCCGCTCGCTCTCTGTTTCGAAGAAGAAGAGCCGGGTGCAAGCGCTCATCGACCAGCTCGGCCTCCGGTCCGCCGCCAAGACCATCATCGGCGACGAGATCCACCGCGGCGTATCCGGAGGCGAGCGCCGGCGGGTGTCGATCGGCATCGACATCATCCACGACCCGATCATCCTCTTCCTTGACGAGCCCACGTCGGGACTCGACTCCACCAGCGCGTTCATGGTGGTCAAGGTGTTGCAGCGGATTGCTCACAGCGGGAGCATCGTGATCATGTCGGTGCACCAGCCGAGTTACCGGATCCTCTGCCTCCTGGATCGCCTGCTCTTCCTCTCCCGCGGCCAGACAGTGTACAGTGGACCGCCGGAGGGCCTTCACCGGTTCTTCTCCGACTTCGGCCACCCGATCCCGGATAACGAGAACCCCACCGAGTTCGCGCTCGACCTCATCCGGGAGCTCGAGGGCACTCCGGCCGGTGCAAGGTCCCTCGTCGAGTTCAACAAGTCGCGCCAGGACGAACAACCGGCCCTGGTCCCTGCCGCAAGGTCATCTCTCTCTCTGAACGATGCCATCGGCGCCAGCATCTCGCGCGGCAAGCTCGTGTCGGGCACGACCGAGGGGACGACGTCGGCCTCGTCGGTCCAGAAGTACGCCAATCCATTCTGGATCGAGATGGGCGTGCTCACCAAGCGATCCTTCACCAACACGAAGCGGATGCCGGAGCTGTTCGCTATCCGCCTCGCCGCGGTGCTCCTCACCGGATTCATCCTGGCCACCATCTTCTGGCGCCTCGACAACTCGCCCAAGGGCGTTCAGGAACGGCTCGGATTCTTCGCCATAGCCATGTCCACCATGTTCTATACGTGCGCCGACGCACTCCCCATCTTCCTCCAGGAGCGCAATATCTTCATGAGGGAGACAGCCTACAACGCCTACCGCCGCTCGTCTTACGTCCTCTCGCACGCCATCGTCGGCTTCCCGCCGCTGATCCTCCTCTCCGTCGCCTTCGCCTTGACCACCTACTTCGCCGTCGGCCTGGCGGGGGGCATGCAGGGCTTCGTCTTCTTCGTGCTGATCATCCTGGCCTCGTTCTGGGCGGGGAGCGGGTTCGTGACGTTCCTCTCCGGCGTGGTGACACACGTCATGTTAGGCTACACCGTCGTCGTCGCGATCCTGGCCTACTTCCTGCTCTTCAGTGGCTTCTTCATCAACAGAGACCGCATCCACGACTACTGGATCTGGTTCCACTACCTATCCCTGGTCAAGTACCCCTACGAAGCAGTGATGCAGAACGAGTTTGACGACCGGCACAAGTGCTTCGTCAGAGGCGTTCAGATGTTCGACAACACGCCGCTAGGGGTCTTGCCGGACGCGATCAAGCTGAGGGTGCTCAAATCCATGAGCAACTCCTTAGGGGTGAACATAACCAGCCGCACATGCATCACCACCGGCACCGACATACTGAAGCAGCAGAGCATCACTCAGCTCAGCAAGTGGGACTGCCTGTGGGTGACAGTGGCATGGGGATTCCTGTTCAGGTTCCTCTTCTACATCAGCCTCCTTCTGGGGAGCCGGAACAAGAGGAGGTAAAGCGACAGAGCGAGAGCTACAGCACTGCGACTATCTCCTTTTGTATGaagcttctctttcttcttcttcttctttttttttttgttgtgttAATGTTGGAGATGAACTAATTGTGATCTGTGAGTTAAATATCCACATCTTCTCCCTCTTCTACTTTGTTCACGGTTGTTCCTTTAGTTCTTCGATCTCCTCGGTGCTACAGATGATGGTGGATTTGTGGGCATGGACAGCTAAGATTCTGGTGATCTGCCGTGCTTTCGTGCAGGAGGCATTCCTCGTTGAACTATCCCGTACGACTTCGCTGCATTATGGAATGTTTGTGGTGTTCTCGACCGGGATGATTCTGAGTACATTGAATGTGGTGTGGATTATTTATGATGATTTTGTTGGCAGTGGTTCGCCAGTCCACTGTAGTGACAGTTGAGGCAGTTGGTTGGCGGCTTATCTCTCCCCGCTGCCATCAACGGCGTTCAAACTCGTCTCTCACCGACCCCAACTAATGGCACCAAACGCGCGTCTTCCTCCCATTCTTTAAGCGTGCATTGAGAACGAAGAGATTGCGAAGTCAGACACTCAACATGAGCTTCTACCTCATCTCTTTCCCTTAAATAAAGCATCACATTGACCTCGCCCCCTCTGGCAATAGAGGGTTCATCGTTCCTATTTAACCCTATGACTGGACATGTCATAGGGTCAAAGTCAAAATGTCCAATACCACAAGTGTGGGTTAAACCCAAGCCTACTGGGTCGCAGACCGAGCCACATTGGGCTGTACATTGAGCTGTGCCAGAAAAGCCCACTTAGATAGAGACAAGTGCCTGTGGGCCGCGATGTGAGTCATCAAGTATCGCAGGACTTTGCTGCCCTACGTACATGCATACACGTGTGTATGCGCGTGTGGCCCAGGCGACAGGGATCGGGAGGCGCTTTCCAACGCATCCTGGCCTTCCGTTACGTTTTGTGTGGTCACTCCTCCTTCGCCACACGAGCGCGCATCAAGCGACGTGCCCTCCGCGGCCGCGAGCCATCGCGCAATCAGACGGCTCAGAAAAGGTTACGACGGACGCACGCACGCAcgcgaaaaagaaaagaaaaagaaaaaacacgtGGCACCATTTGCGTTTTCCCGACCCCGAAGGGGAAGAAGCGGTCGGGGCCCCACGTGTGCTGTAGATCTCGTGCTGTCCCTCATAAATTCTCGCACGGACATGACTGATAACAATAGGGCAGACCACCACTTACAGGATCTAACAGTCTCATAATTTATTCTCTCTCATCTTTGTCATGTTCGAGTCTCAGCCACCACTTACTTCCCCATTGCCCTTAAAGCTTGAAAGCTAAGACCCACTATTTTCTCTCTCTAACACTAGcaagaaaattaaaatataaagccCACTACACGAGAACTCTTTAACTCCATGAAGCTTTTGCCACAAAAGAAATAAATCTTGAAGGGAGAAGGAACAAAAGAGGGGGAACTATCTAGGCCAACCATGGTTTTTCCATCTGTTCCAGTGTATTTAGATCCACCTAACTGGAACCAGGTGagtgctcctcctcctcttcctcttccccttcATCTCTTTTCCTCATATTTGTTCGTTTCTCCGATTCCTTCTGTTTCCAAATGGTATAAGAAACTAAAAGATTCTCACACTTGTGCGATACCAGTGACAATAATTCTTGCTTTGTCCCTCTCTTACCTTGTTGTAATTACTGAAGCAGCAAGCTCATCAGCAGGTGGGCAGCAGCGGTGTGACATGCCAGCTTCCGCCATTAATGGCAGCTCCGCAGACTGAAGGTGGGATGGTTGACTCGATCAGGCTTGGATCGATGGCGGACCGAGCTCGGCTCGCAAAGGTCCCTCAGCCGGAGCCAGGGCAGAAGTGCCCGCGCTGTGACTCCACCAACACCAAATTCTGTTACTTCAACAACTACTCCTTGTCGCAGCCCCGGCATTTCTGCAAGACATGCCGACGTTACTGGACGCGCGGCGGCGCCCTCCGCAACGTCCCCGTCGGCGGCGGCTGCCGCCGCAACAGGCGGACCAAGTCCACCGCTGGTAGCTCCTCGAAGTTCTCGACTACGGCCACTCAGACtggagcctcctcctcctcctccccggccacATCATCCGGCTTAGGTGGTGCAACAACATCCCACGTCCCGTTCCCTTCGCATCTGCCATTCATGGCCTCGTTGCACCCGCTTCCGGACTTCACGTCGAATAACTTCGCGATGAGCTTCTCCAGCATCCAACCCGCAAACACAATGGAGTATCAGCTGGGAGGGAGCAGCAGTAGCAGGGGTCCCTTCGATGGCTTTGGATTAGAGACTCTCAGGCTTCAGCAGATACAGCAGTTTCCATTACCAGGAGGACTGGAACTTCCGCAGCCGCCGCCAGCGGCAGCTGGTGAAGGCAGTGGGCTTCTTGAGGGGTTCATTACAGGGCAAACTCAAACGAGACGAGCGAATTCCGGGCTCATAACTCAGCTGGCGAAGATGGAGGACAGCCAACAACTGCTTGATCTCCCAGGGCGTTACCTTAATGCTTCCCGCAACGATCAATTCTGGAGTGGCAGCAGTGGCggaggcagcagcagcggcgcggGCGGATGGGCGACGGATCTCTCAGGATTCAACTCCTCATCTGGAAGTATCTTGTGATCGTATGGTTCCCATGATCACGTTCTAACATGGAAGCTCAGTTTTTTACAATGGCTTCGAAGGGGCCTGCTTGACCGGAGAAGGAAGGATGAAGCAGTAGACTAATTACTGCAAGCCCGTATGATCTCTGATATGGTTTGTGGTGTCATGTTACTACTACACGCATCAAATCAAATGGTAGGCAGGCTTCTTCTTTCAGATTGTTAGGGTTGGTGCTTTGCCTGTGTTATATTGGGCTGTATGTTACAACACTATGGTCGGAGATATTTGATGGATCGGTTGGTGGCATGTCTGACTTTTAAGAAATCGTTGTGAGGGATTTATATGAACAATGTATATATCTACTTCATCATTTCTCAAAGGTTTAGGCATTCCCTAAATTTGCGATATGAGAATATTTAGTGTCATCATTTTTCATCCTTTTGTCTCTCTTTAATGTTATTGTGTTCCCTATGGACTGCAAATTTTTTGCAACTTAGACATGTAGATGATCTCTACTGCCTAGAAAATTTTGATTGAGAGGATCTCTTCTTCAAGTTTTAGGTTTACATATCATGCTTTTACATGCAGCACTTCAATTCTTTTCAGCTCTTTGGTGTGATTCCATGCAGCTTAAAGCTCTCACCAAGCATTACTCATCATCTTTTGAGACATTACAAGGTAGAACAACTTTTGACCCACACTCCATGCATGCATCAGTGTAGTGTGTCTTCATGCCTTGCCATGCTTGTGCTTGTGCACAACCTTACATCTCCAACACTGATAATTTAACTACAACTTCTTGTATATTAGCAAGTGATAGTTTCTAGCTTAATTGAGTTCTGATTTCCATAAAGTTGCTAGTATATAAATGCATTGACATCCTTGTAAGACTAGTCATTTTAAATAAGCTGCTATATGTTCCTAAAATGACTGCTATTACTGTCTTTAATCTAGCTTATGCGCATGTGCATTTATGGATCCATGAACGAACATCAAGATAGGAGACAAAGAGACAACCTCTTTATTTGCTCAGTTTGTAGTTGGATTTGATTGGGACTCTTCCTCGGAatcatctccctctctctctatctctcactCCTCCCCTCGTCTTTAATATGATTGTCCTATTATTTCTACACATGTATACATGCAAGTGGACTGTGCTATGGAACAACACAGAAGAGCCAAGATCTCACTAAAGCCCATGCATCCCACCAAAAATTCGTTGAGAAAACTTATGACCAAGGCTGGTCGTAGAATAACACTCGCTCATGCCAAGGAGttagaggaagaggagagagagatagagtAAATTTCGGGaaaaagtgaaatggccaaaagcaACCATGTCCTATTTCTTACGAAAGCTCCATGCTTTAGGGAATCTGGGTTTTCGTCTCTTTCCCAAAGACCAATGCCGTCTCTTCCCATCTCTTCTTAGCTCTTAAGAGAATAAAGTTAGTCTGAGGCTATGTacagataaaaaggaaaagaaagagagagagagagagagagagagagagagagagagaccgttgTCAGATGGAGGTGTGACAGTAGAAGATTGAAACATGAGAAAGGAGAGAAAGAAGGCAAAGCAAAGGGCGTATGTGTACACTGTGTAAGGGGGCTCGGAAATCCATGCATACGATGGTGTATGGTACTGTTATGATGGTGTGGGGGTTGCACACACACATACCTGAGAGAGAGGTGTTCTTCTCTTTTGGGGAGCAGGCGTGGGGGCAACTTTAGCTTTATGAGTTGGTCCTCTCTTGCTCGGTGAAAGAGGATATTCCTCACTTTGCCTCACATGAGCCCTATCATGCATGCTTATAACTAATATATACTCTTCTGCCATCCCATAGATACAGATTGGTAAGAAGATGCTAGGCAGATCTTCCTCTATGATTTCGCTGCGTGTACCATCTGCTGAATTGCATGTGGAAATGTTAAATAAGAAAAGGTCATggtaaaaagaaagaagaaagtgaCTCATGCCTCGAATTCAAAATTATCTATAGGAAGCAGATGCATGGGGAGAACATATATCAAAGGGGTCTCTGAAAGTTCCTATATGATCTGCCCGTCAAAGATCCATGTAACACGGATTTTAAAATCATGAGCCACATGATTGATTAAGAAAAAGGCTTTCACAAGGTATGATTTCTTTCTAGTTGTGAGCATTTCGGAAGAGATACATCTTGAAGAAATACAACATCACTCAGAACCTTTAGCCATACACCAACccgaatccaatcaaataatattatggCACACCTGCAAAAGAATATGTTTCAATCTCTAGTCTGATAAACCAGTGTCTAAAAGTCTAGTAAAGGGTTTAGCTTTCTGCTGGCAACTATATGCTGAGGGACATATGACACCTTACTTAATAGTTTCTACTGCTTTACAAGCATCCTGAACTTTCCTATTCTAGCTTCGGTAATTGTACACTAAAATCCATCAGCTCACTAGAAAATGCTTTGATTTGGGGGGATGAATCACACTCTTGGAACAAATATGAATAGTAGTAGCACGATGCAAGTCATCTGCCAGCTGGATGATATGTTCCGGTTTTGACATTAAGACAGACAATATATGATCCATATCAATAAAAAACTTGATAAAAATCTGAACAAGAACAAGAATGCATCATGATATATGATGCATGTGCATAACCTCATGTATGAAACAACATCATCTGATTAAAAATGACCACAATCTATTCtatcaaaaaaaaattctgaTCCATCAGATTTCAACCAATGGATGTTCAACAACTTAGTTTCCTAAGAGTGATTTGCTTCGTAAAATCATAAATTGCATCCCTGAAAAGGCATAAGATTTGACTCTTATAAATTTGTTCTACTTCCTATAACACATCAAGAAACAATGGAAAGgttctattttatattttaattgacGCATATTGTCACTCCGCACCATTTAGATGTGAGTCTCCATCTATTCTGTCTGAAGTCTAAATTTATGCTCGTCTTTGACCATTCTACATGTACTGTTGCTTATCTAATGATGTATGAACAGAATAGCACTGCCAGAGGCAAAAGGAAGGCAAGGCAACTAAAAATATTTCAGAAAAATACATCTGAACTACTAAAGCATGCAGAAGAAGATGGGCTACGCACCTAGCAAAGCTCTTCTGTCATTGTTGATTTGATAGTGGAAtcttggatagttggggttgcttTGAAGGAGCCTTCACAGTGATGAGGACAGGGTGTGAGGGTTTTTGGAAGATGATGGGATGTCTGAGCTTTTCCTTTTGTTTATCTGCGTGATGCTTGGTTTTATGTGCATCATCCCTCACTAAACCAAGCAGGAGCTGTTTATTTTAATGATTCTTCATTCTAAATGCATCATCTTCCACTAACCTACAGGAGGAAGGATTTTGTGAGGGCCAGGCATGGATGTTTCCAATCCATCAATGCTGGTTGTAGGAATGAAAACTTACATGTAACATGGTGCATGCTGATCTGATTAATCTGGTCTATTTTTCTAGCTATTGTCTAAATCCATATTTTCAAGCAAGAAAGGTGGACTATGCTCCTAAATCAGACGGAGAAATTTACATCGAATCTAGTCAGGGATCAACAAGAGCTCCTTGAAGGCAATAGCACATCAGAGTCAAAAAGATAAAGTTGACAGGGAGCAGCAGATAAGCATACCCTTTATTATTGCACACTGCTGTTGATTGCCAGTTGCCTTTGTAAAGCTACATATGCTTGTAGCCGCTGTTGCTTTGTCTGTTTC comes from the Musa acuminata AAA Group cultivar baxijiao chromosome BXJ2-8, Cavendish_Baxijiao_AAA, whole genome shotgun sequence genome and includes:
- the LOC135618296 gene encoding dof zinc finger protein DOF3.6-like isoform X2; this translates as MVFPSVPVYLDPPNWNQQAHQQVGSSGVTCQLPPLMAAPQTEGGMVDSIRLGSMADRARLAKVPQPEPGQKCPRCDSTNTKFCYFNNYSLSQPRHFCKTCRRYWTRGGALRNVPVGGGCRRNRRTKSTAGSSSKFSTTATQTGASSSSSPATSSGLGGATTSHVPFPSHLPFMASLHPLPDFTSNNFAMSFSSIQPANTMEYQLGGSSSSRGPFDGFGLETLRLQQIQQFPLPGGLELPQPPPAAAGEGSGLLEGFITGQTQTRRANSGLITQLAKMEDSQQLLDLPGRYLNASRNDQFWSGSSGGGSSSGAGGWATDLSGFNSSSGSIL
- the LOC135618296 gene encoding dof zinc finger protein DOF3.6-like isoform X1; translated protein: MVFPSVPVYLDPPNWNQQQAHQQVGSSGVTCQLPPLMAAPQTEGGMVDSIRLGSMADRARLAKVPQPEPGQKCPRCDSTNTKFCYFNNYSLSQPRHFCKTCRRYWTRGGALRNVPVGGGCRRNRRTKSTAGSSSKFSTTATQTGASSSSSPATSSGLGGATTSHVPFPSHLPFMASLHPLPDFTSNNFAMSFSSIQPANTMEYQLGGSSSSRGPFDGFGLETLRLQQIQQFPLPGGLELPQPPPAAAGEGSGLLEGFITGQTQTRRANSGLITQLAKMEDSQQLLDLPGRYLNASRNDQFWSGSSGGGSSSGAGGWATDLSGFNSSSGSIL
- the LOC135618296 gene encoding dof zinc finger protein DOF3.6-like isoform X3; protein product: MVFPSVPVYLDPPNWNQQVGSSGVTCQLPPLMAAPQTEGGMVDSIRLGSMADRARLAKVPQPEPGQKCPRCDSTNTKFCYFNNYSLSQPRHFCKTCRRYWTRGGALRNVPVGGGCRRNRRTKSTAGSSSKFSTTATQTGASSSSSPATSSGLGGATTSHVPFPSHLPFMASLHPLPDFTSNNFAMSFSSIQPANTMEYQLGGSSSSRGPFDGFGLETLRLQQIQQFPLPGGLELPQPPPAAAGEGSGLLEGFITGQTQTRRANSGLITQLAKMEDSQQLLDLPGRYLNASRNDQFWSGSSGGGSSSGAGGWATDLSGFNSSSGSIL
- the LOC135618573 gene encoding ABC transporter G family member 5-like, coding for MTRFVEKISLFDRRSSPMAEAEDIARDGLLVHHHPLAPATTDAQAVTLGQLFKHVGDAHSGEGDDGDAAPPPHHVLELDEFSAGAGGGDHLSSRPPTFVLAFTNLSYSVKRPRKMSLFRRNRLATDPVAALAPPEAFSRTKTLLNSISGEAREGEIFAVLGASGSGKSTLIDALANRIVRDSLQGSITLNGEKLDGRLLKVISAYVMQDDLLYPMLTVEETLMFSAEFRLPRSLSVSKKKSRVQALIDQLGLRSAAKTIIGDEIHRGVSGGERRRVSIGIDIIHDPIILFLDEPTSGLDSTSAFMVVKVLQRIAHSGSIVIMSVHQPSYRILCLLDRLLFLSRGQTVYSGPPEGLHRFFSDFGHPIPDNENPTEFALDLIRELEGTPAGARSLVEFNKSRQDEQPALVPAARSSLSLNDAIGASISRGKLVSGTTEGTTSASSVQKYANPFWIEMGVLTKRSFTNTKRMPELFAIRLAAVLLTGFILATIFWRLDNSPKGVQERLGFFAIAMSTMFYTCADALPIFLQERNIFMRETAYNAYRRSSYVLSHAIVGFPPLILLSVAFALTTYFAVGLAGGMQGFVFFVLIILASFWAGSGFVTFLSGVVTHVMLGYTVVVAILAYFLLFSGFFINRDRIHDYWIWFHYLSLVKYPYEAVMQNEFDDRHKCFVRGVQMFDNTPLGVLPDAIKLRVLKSMSNSLGVNITSRTCITTGTDILKQQSITQLSKWDCLWVTVAWGFLFRFLFYISLLLGSRNKRR